The Chloracidobacterium sp. sequence ACTGATTACGAATCAAGCGATTCTCAACGCCGCCGTGAGTTTTGCGGGACATCACCAAGGGCATTTAGCCGACCTGAACCGTCTGTTGCGCGAGTTCGGACAAGCCGAAGTGAGTTTGGACGCGGCGCAACCCGACCCGCGCGTCAATCAACTCGGACCCAACGCCACGCAGAACGACGTGGTGCGCTTGGCGATGATTTTGGAATACGAAGCGGGCGAGGGCTATTTCCGTTGGCTCAATT is a genomic window containing:
- a CDS encoding twin-arginine translocation signal domain-containing protein produces the protein MNRRDFLKRTAVAGLGATVAGATLLQSCDTSPTASAGNLESDLSFVREGAQLEAVAIKSYLAAAQSGLITNQAILNAAVSFAGHHQGHLADLNRLLREFGQAEVSLDAAQPDPRVNQLGPNATQNDVVRLAMILEYEAGEGYFRWLN